A genomic stretch from Erysipelothrix sp. HDW6C includes:
- a CDS encoding DUF4352 domain-containing protein, with translation MKIRNIFIGVLMTLALVGCSSGESMIKPETIEVPYEIEAGITIVPFGNKAEYGTLEVTMNGYKVTNRITGMGKEYFTPADGSTFIATYFTVTNNGEESAKLVDTMNGAWVHDVLLFVEDDIEAGGYEMVDEFGLKGAAHSDSIEPGETKDVAIFFHVDQADAEIEGNYLLSFEKENRIDDTQYYELFVEFK, from the coding sequence ATGAAAATTAGAAACATATTTATCGGTGTTTTGATGACACTTGCGTTGGTGGGGTGTTCAAGTGGTGAATCCATGATTAAACCTGAAACAATTGAAGTACCATATGAAATCGAAGCAGGAATCACAATTGTACCATTTGGGAACAAAGCCGAATACGGAACACTTGAAGTAACAATGAACGGATACAAAGTTACCAATCGTATTACAGGAATGGGAAAAGAATACTTCACACCAGCAGACGGTAGCACATTTATTGCAACCTACTTTACAGTAACAAATAATGGTGAGGAGAGCGCAAAACTCGTCGACACGATGAATGGCGCATGGGTCCATGATGTACTACTCTTTGTTGAAGACGATATCGAAGCAGGTGGCTACGAGATGGTTGATGAATTTGGTTTGAAGGGTGCAGCACACTCCGATTCAATTGAACCTGGAGAAACAAAAGATGTTGCAATATTCTTCCACGTCGATCAAGCTGATGCAGAAATCGAGGGAAACTACCTCTTATCATTTGAGAAAGAGAATCGTATTGATGATACACAATACTACGAATTATTCGTCGAATTTAAGTAA
- a CDS encoding MFS transporter, whose product MGRFFSINWVVILVTCLIIGGGYYLQKSSNFISKTLKVEPKSFYIIMGMLGIILSLVNYIAVVVFGSWQTLIFTAIGAVVVVYGVLFYLKRRSNNTKKD is encoded by the coding sequence ATGGGAAGATTTTTTAGTATAAACTGGGTTGTTATTTTGGTTACATGCCTGATTATTGGCGGGGGATATTATCTTCAAAAGTCAAGCAACTTCATTTCTAAAACATTAAAGGTAGAACCCAAGAGTTTTTACATCATTATGGGGATGTTGGGAATTATTCTATCACTCGTAAACTATATTGCGGTTGTTGTATTTGGGTCATGGCAAACATTAATCTTTACAGCAATTGGTGCAGTAGTGGTAGTATACGGCGTATTATTTTACTTGAAACGTCGCTCTAACAATACAAAGAAAGACTAA
- a CDS encoding DUF898 family protein, translating into MRRSYFEGTVWSYVKLQLVNILIAAITFGFGTPWVLVRTYKWESENAVIGGKRFRFTGTAMDLFGHWLLWWLLTVVTLGIYAIVVRVRIIEWRVENTVLIEGEDTYEE; encoded by the coding sequence ATGAGACGCTCGTACTTTGAAGGAACGGTTTGGTCCTATGTAAAGCTTCAATTGGTAAATATCTTGATTGCAGCAATCACGTTTGGTTTTGGTACACCATGGGTCTTGGTGCGAACCTATAAATGGGAATCAGAAAATGCAGTCATTGGAGGCAAGCGATTCCGATTTACGGGGACCGCAATGGACTTGTTTGGCCATTGGCTTCTTTGGTGGCTCTTAACAGTGGTAACGCTTGGTATTTATGCAATTGTAGTCAGAGTGAGAATTATCGAATGGCGCGTTGAAAATACAGTATTAATCGAAGGAGAGGACACATATGAAGAATAA
- a CDS encoding choloylglycine hydrolase family protein produces MCTNITLKNNNGDYLLARTMDFSFELEPEMLIIPRNYPMKFALKDSPLENHYAFAGLGKNIGSYTIADGVNEFGLSGAALYFAGYAHYDDIVEDVNALAPHEYIMWMLATCKTIDDVKDAIAEHAVSGVELEFLGTTPPLHWSFQDISGNAIIVEPTIRGIEIHENKIGVLTNSPDYAWHLTNVRNYIGLDPVQVESRTLFGQEFEPFGQGSGTFGVPGDLTPPSRFIKTLYTKLSAKKTDTERDMVIAASHILNGVDIPKGSVITKRNTIDYTQYMSFMVATTQTYYYKLYDDFTTHVVKLQDYDLDAREIIKVI; encoded by the coding sequence ATGTGTACAAACATTACACTGAAGAATAATAATGGCGATTACTTGTTAGCACGAACGATGGATTTCTCATTTGAACTTGAACCGGAGATGCTAATTATTCCGCGAAACTATCCAATGAAATTTGCATTGAAAGATTCACCACTCGAGAACCATTATGCTTTTGCAGGATTGGGTAAGAATATTGGTTCTTATACAATTGCAGATGGCGTTAATGAATTCGGATTATCGGGAGCGGCGTTATACTTCGCAGGCTATGCTCATTATGATGATATTGTTGAAGATGTAAATGCGTTGGCTCCACACGAATATATCATGTGGATGTTGGCAACATGCAAGACGATTGATGATGTAAAAGACGCTATCGCAGAACATGCAGTATCGGGAGTTGAACTTGAATTTTTGGGAACAACACCGCCACTTCATTGGTCATTTCAAGATATCAGTGGAAATGCAATTATTGTAGAACCAACAATTCGTGGAATTGAGATACATGAAAATAAAATTGGTGTTCTTACCAATAGCCCTGATTATGCATGGCATCTTACAAATGTTAGAAATTATATTGGCTTGGATCCAGTTCAAGTTGAGTCGCGGACGCTGTTTGGTCAAGAGTTCGAACCGTTTGGTCAAGGAAGTGGAACGTTTGGTGTACCAGGAGACCTCACACCGCCTTCACGATTCATTAAGACACTTTATACCAAGCTCAGTGCCAAAAAGACTGATACCGAGCGAGATATGGTTATAGCTGCTTCACACATACTTAATGGCGTTGATATTCCAAAAGGGAGTGTCATTACGAAGCGTAACACAATAGACTATACACAGTATATGTCCTTTATGGTCGCAACGACACAGACATATTATTATAAGTTATATGATGATTTCACAACACATGTCGTAAAACTACAGGATTACGATCTGGATGCACGTGAAATTATTAAAGTTATTTAA
- a CDS encoding SdrD B-like domain-containing protein, translated as MKATLTKLGKKLFSLLVATAIILGTFGLSPTYADETNNRGFEEILEVTKEDVPDFYKFINEGKDKIDADWISSDVAKMIYHFTQFDGTDEYRVYGTYNGVNEGYYKIDKEFKTVEETRIKVADDKKSTEDQRILEEVSPTPEAPTTEVDPIEETPNTEVPPTSEEAGKPTNFAAGDFSEVTPAENIPAYYSEYAKVGPENIQIYTYINRLGRTEYRAYGMVSGANKGFYPMNQYAELQSENVIDLISEYKTTAPFDFKGKSYIGTIPTSSTFVKDTVLTGILGYDVYSYTSNAEKVVYRAFGEVVNVDDSIGSAGWYDIDQHGQLVVPINTGNHLLAKIKDINVEFINLSKDGFIEGTAITVPSFYQGPNPKDDIDTITKRSGFYSYTDRNGTGRYRVYGTLNGTDYDFYETDEFGNVSSNPIKIDLVDEEKNLKPIGEIAGGNLWDAPNEAIITEATILKTIDGSGPWDADDVPGNDSNDANGIVRSFDNVTYDIEVKMNIREGSSYMSFDQGYVHIRYTLPVDFDTASFDLDAMSEIKDVKLDKSTPGKQVLTGKILIQKSSDGQPPINGSKTIPVYLKVKGATDKTKITPQFEYWLDGNNETENGPDVKKTVSKELTVSAAPKYNVKIKTATYANQKGFFDFTSGEISQSQNGNSKHGRAFGYALTIELYNDNRAKGLKGVEVPSGDFSFDVDMLYTQKAVSATAESPTPANLQPLLWDYKMNVATGSYYGQLKRNMFLGSVNALTAINAAPYAGKSTATDTSQIYNTPGNVSMVQNGNTINVTFKDYKFDDDMMRFPDRNYIANAPDADMGANVGSFSAGYFMVLNQMPESVVESTDYYIDMNIKNLNATSSSGKSVKTQMKTTDDRVKLRVEMFPEGGVSKLNFFSPKDHAGWSSVPTYFSNYAMGDSWTYPDQDIQLWSHIYYDRGDEDQVLTSFNLLQKFDDKGFVPTNETDGRVSRLHRMTTSATNIDLNKVKVLYGAKPNINNQGWDNFDEMEYAKEEDLIYFSSIDELHNAGYTAVALLYEYRDNVNPIVPTTRWGFSYFMNIPADTPTGVVYTTSNSFRAWDKTRPIEMSKTMLGNDPSNPTNFGIEPTLWKINGERNPGGTLSQAHYSPQLYSENGALAGGHAGGYQSGQSLLIVGKETTVTKKIEQNQGTEASGYIFDLDTGKRTVDYAIDSSYKYADNKASEGNVEYGDVTITDKLPPNITYIPGSTSIGGDYTPHESIGGSGTVSGGYAFEPVVTTEPYVHYDGNGNVVSGHPDQGKIRQVLTWKFSNVKVDSDLETIHFKATIGDVNDPSKDVINNYSFNNTVEVRATGDGRALNDHNNNRYSVSASVKKTGATQFVKSVEKDVVEIGEDVGFNITYANSSTNVLGSVKLLDILPYNGDGRRTNFEGSYYVDKITIEYSKVPTAPMNPMEIRYTNSMDIRNQNINASNVNTTGWLTASRSGSGKTYTYSISGTQMKGFIVEGNLDAMAGMKITYHLKITGNAPANIYGNDSSVVSGTSTQPLMATPVRSQVARRSISGLAWIDSNRNGRQDASEKKLSGVKVELRDDKGQLVTTDVTGSPIPVTYTNSAGRYSFTNLKEGTYNVYFVDGGTSINDYTVTELRAPGVSTSLNNDAVGNYTGDQLTSAVVSDIVLPALADMREADFNANYLDMGVHSEFYVEKTSTPDGGTESSPAELKEGDVVTYTVSVHSPKSAQNSVVVTDKLPVGMNFVPGSISYKLPGSATSKTLPDSRYNVAARTITWNDIVGTGVNIPVGTTTFTFKAVVGKLPVGSNELAVKNQAFAKITGEDYDYPSNEVYHKVVSRSASIAKQSALVVNGLPGSVNNGTEGNPIQAGLGQEIEYTLIVKNTGAAGTKSGAINVEDVVPAGTTFTGTQNVSFYDSNNVGTSLPGTTATQSFNSGSTTNLKWTLNNMSPNEEAHIKFRVKTDMTAITGTGETTSYIKLIDNIASMTDVQKESLTYKETAWDANGKPTLVKNETVYKETEVNLESNETHHYIAEPAITIVKSSNPTTGQTVNGGDTITYTLVVTNIGKDNAKKVVVEDLIPAGTKYVADSMTSSIEGQTVKAYDATVGSEKVVYTLSDLAGDGTKATLTFKVTVDSFGEVGTNIIENQAKATLNDTKEETSNKVEHHQDLSYTIAKSSNPADGATVKGGQVIEYFITVINTGSETINGFEIEDVIPANTKIVAGSMTSNMTDTTMTEGATNLKWVVNGIKSGELNKAVVSFKVTVDALTTITPKDAPRLITNTAQYKLSDDVSTKDTNTITHKQDANFTIEKSADPASGSFVNGGEPLKYSVKITNTGSDDLQNLSIQDTVPTNTVYSAGTIGFTAKTGVTFTTDDTDPNLMKWSVSGLKSGESAYVEFTVIPDAYIGDDVREITNTAKAKLPTDAAWKDSNETVHKQKYGFTVNKSSNVTADYVDGGKIIEYTITVTNTATESINGFVLTDAIPANTTYITNSVTAGGTYNTDSKVITWNDTIPGKVNNNPETEDVVRTYSFKVRVNPLQSESERDIVNSAFYKTTGDPELKETNEIVHKQKASYTIVKSATPDTNETNPTLVDGSDATKNTITYTITITNTGQETLNGLIVKDLVPTNTEYVEDSIQP; from the coding sequence ATGAAGGCAACACTAACAAAATTAGGAAAGAAACTCTTTTCCTTACTTGTTGCAACAGCAATTATACTTGGAACATTCGGCTTATCTCCAACCTATGCAGACGAAACGAATAATCGAGGTTTTGAAGAAATACTAGAAGTTACAAAAGAAGATGTACCAGACTTCTATAAGTTTATCAATGAAGGCAAAGATAAAATCGATGCTGATTGGATAAGCTCAGATGTTGCAAAAATGATTTACCACTTTACACAATTTGATGGCACAGACGAATATCGTGTCTATGGAACATACAATGGTGTAAATGAAGGATATTACAAAATTGATAAAGAATTTAAAACAGTTGAAGAAACCCGCATTAAAGTAGCGGATGATAAAAAATCTACCGAGGATCAAAGAATACTAGAAGAGGTGTCTCCAACACCGGAAGCTCCTACTACAGAAGTTGATCCTATAGAAGAAACACCAAATACTGAAGTACCACCTACTTCAGAAGAGGCAGGAAAGCCAACTAACTTTGCAGCAGGAGACTTCTCAGAAGTTACACCAGCTGAAAACATTCCTGCATACTATTCAGAATATGCAAAAGTTGGTCCAGAAAACATACAAATTTATACATATATTAATAGATTAGGGCGTACAGAATACCGTGCCTATGGTATGGTAAGTGGAGCAAACAAAGGCTTCTATCCAATGAACCAATACGCTGAGTTACAGTCGGAAAATGTAATTGATTTGATTTCTGAATATAAAACTACAGCACCATTTGATTTTAAAGGTAAATCATACATTGGAACGATTCCTACATCATCCACATTTGTGAAAGACACCGTGCTAACAGGAATTCTAGGATATGATGTCTATTCATATACATCAAACGCAGAGAAAGTAGTTTATCGTGCATTTGGTGAGGTAGTGAATGTTGATGACAGTATTGGATCCGCAGGTTGGTACGACATTGACCAGCATGGTCAACTAGTGGTTCCAATCAATACCGGAAATCATTTGTTAGCGAAAATTAAAGATATTAATGTGGAATTCATTAATCTTTCAAAGGACGGCTTCATTGAAGGGACTGCGATAACTGTACCGTCGTTCTACCAAGGCCCGAATCCTAAAGATGACATAGATACAATTACGAAGCGATCAGGTTTCTATAGTTACACAGATAGAAATGGTACGGGAAGATACCGGGTTTATGGAACGCTAAATGGAACAGATTATGATTTCTACGAGACAGATGAATTTGGAAACGTTTCAAGCAACCCAATTAAAATAGATTTGGTTGATGAAGAAAAGAACTTGAAACCAATCGGAGAGATTGCAGGTGGGAATCTATGGGATGCCCCGAACGAAGCAATCATAACAGAGGCAACAATTCTTAAGACAATTGATGGTAGTGGTCCCTGGGATGCAGACGATGTACCTGGTAATGACTCTAATGATGCAAACGGAATAGTTAGAAGTTTCGATAATGTTACTTATGATATTGAAGTGAAGATGAATATTCGTGAAGGATCGAGTTACATGTCATTTGACCAAGGTTATGTTCATATAAGATATACACTTCCGGTTGATTTTGATACTGCAAGTTTTGATCTTGATGCGATGTCAGAAATCAAAGACGTTAAATTAGATAAGAGTACTCCTGGAAAACAAGTGTTGACGGGTAAAATACTCATTCAGAAAAGTTCAGATGGGCAACCACCAATTAATGGTTCTAAAACAATTCCGGTTTACTTAAAAGTAAAAGGGGCAACAGATAAAACGAAAATCACACCCCAATTTGAGTATTGGTTAGATGGAAACAATGAAACTGAGAATGGTCCTGATGTCAAAAAGACTGTATCAAAAGAATTGACTGTATCAGCTGCTCCAAAATATAACGTAAAAATCAAAACAGCAACTTACGCAAACCAAAAAGGGTTCTTTGATTTTACAAGTGGTGAGATATCACAAAGTCAAAATGGAAACAGCAAGCACGGTCGTGCGTTCGGCTACGCATTGACTATAGAACTCTACAATGACAATCGTGCAAAAGGCCTCAAAGGTGTAGAGGTACCAAGTGGGGACTTCTCATTTGATGTCGATATGCTATATACGCAAAAAGCAGTATCAGCAACAGCAGAATCTCCAACACCGGCAAATCTTCAACCATTACTATGGGATTACAAAATGAATGTTGCTACGGGGAGTTATTATGGACAATTGAAACGGAACATGTTCTTAGGAAGTGTTAACGCATTGACTGCAATAAACGCAGCTCCGTATGCAGGAAAATCGACGGCTACGGATACAAGTCAGATATACAATACCCCAGGAAATGTTTCAATGGTTCAAAATGGAAATACAATCAATGTTACATTCAAAGACTATAAATTTGATGATGATATGATGAGATTTCCTGACAGAAACTATATTGCGAATGCACCAGATGCTGACATGGGTGCAAATGTTGGTAGTTTTAGTGCTGGTTATTTTATGGTACTTAATCAAATGCCTGAGAGTGTAGTTGAGAGTACAGACTATTACATTGATATGAACATCAAAAACCTAAATGCAACCTCAAGCAGTGGGAAATCAGTGAAAACTCAAATGAAGACAACGGATGATCGAGTGAAACTTCGAGTAGAGATGTTCCCTGAAGGAGGAGTATCTAAGTTAAACTTCTTCTCGCCAAAAGATCACGCAGGTTGGTCATCAGTCCCAACATACTTCTCCAATTATGCCATGGGTGACTCCTGGACATATCCAGACCAAGATATCCAACTGTGGAGTCATATTTACTATGATAGAGGAGATGAGGATCAAGTATTAACATCATTTAATTTACTACAGAAATTTGATGATAAAGGATTTGTCCCAACCAACGAAACAGATGGAAGGGTATCAAGACTACATAGGATGACAACCTCGGCCACAAACATAGACTTGAATAAGGTTAAAGTCTTGTATGGTGCAAAGCCAAATATTAATAATCAAGGATGGGATAATTTCGATGAAATGGAATATGCCAAGGAAGAAGATTTAATTTATTTTTCTTCAATTGATGAGCTTCACAATGCTGGCTATACAGCCGTTGCGCTTCTATATGAGTATCGCGACAATGTAAATCCAATTGTTCCGACAACACGTTGGGGCTTCAGTTACTTTATGAATATTCCAGCAGATACTCCAACAGGTGTAGTTTATACTACAAGTAACTCTTTTAGAGCTTGGGACAAAACGCGACCTATAGAAATGTCGAAGACAATGTTAGGAAATGATCCAAGTAATCCAACTAATTTTGGAATTGAACCAACATTATGGAAAATTAATGGAGAAAGAAATCCAGGCGGAACACTGTCTCAGGCTCACTATTCCCCACAACTATATTCTGAAAATGGTGCCCTTGCTGGTGGTCATGCAGGTGGATATCAATCAGGACAATCATTACTAATTGTGGGTAAAGAAACTACGGTAACAAAGAAAATCGAACAAAATCAAGGAACAGAAGCATCAGGATATATTTTTGACCTTGATACTGGAAAACGTACGGTCGACTATGCAATTGATAGTTCGTATAAATATGCAGATAACAAGGCTTCAGAGGGTAATGTTGAGTATGGTGATGTCACAATTACTGATAAGCTTCCACCCAATATAACATACATACCTGGATCAACTTCTATTGGTGGAGACTATACACCACATGAATCAATAGGTGGATCTGGGACAGTGTCGGGAGGCTATGCATTTGAACCCGTAGTAACAACAGAGCCATATGTACACTACGATGGCAATGGAAATGTCGTGTCAGGACATCCTGATCAAGGAAAAATAAGACAAGTACTTACATGGAAATTTTCAAATGTTAAAGTCGATTCTGACTTAGAAACAATTCATTTTAAAGCAACAATTGGAGATGTTAATGATCCATCAAAAGATGTTATAAATAACTACAGTTTTAATAACACTGTAGAAGTTAGAGCAACAGGTGATGGTCGAGCATTGAATGATCACAATAATAATAGATACAGTGTATCTGCATCTGTTAAGAAAACTGGTGCAACGCAATTTGTTAAGAGTGTTGAAAAAGATGTTGTCGAAATTGGTGAGGATGTTGGCTTTAATATCACATACGCAAACTCGTCAACCAATGTACTTGGTAGTGTAAAATTATTGGATATTCTACCATATAATGGTGACGGAAGACGTACAAACTTCGAAGGAAGTTATTATGTTGATAAAATCACAATTGAGTATTCAAAAGTGCCAACTGCTCCAATGAATCCAATGGAAATTAGGTATACGAATTCCATGGATATTAGAAATCAAAATATTAATGCATCAAATGTTAATACGACAGGATGGTTAACTGCCTCAAGATCGGGAAGTGGTAAGACTTATACCTATAGTATTTCTGGAACTCAAATGAAGGGATTCATCGTTGAGGGAAATCTAGATGCGATGGCTGGAATGAAAATTACCTATCATCTAAAAATAACCGGGAATGCACCAGCGAATATATACGGAAATGATTCGTCTGTTGTAAGTGGAACATCGACGCAACCATTAATGGCGACTCCAGTACGATCACAAGTGGCAAGAAGATCAATTTCTGGATTGGCTTGGATTGACAGTAATCGAAACGGAAGACAAGATGCTTCAGAGAAAAAACTATCTGGAGTAAAAGTTGAACTTCGTGATGATAAAGGTCAACTCGTAACCACAGACGTAACTGGATCACCTATTCCAGTAACATATACAAATAGTGCAGGTAGATACTCATTCACCAACCTAAAAGAGGGAACATACAATGTATATTTTGTCGATGGTGGAACAAGTATTAATGATTACACTGTCACTGAGTTAAGAGCGCCAGGAGTATCGACGAGTTTAAATAATGATGCAGTCGGTAACTATACCGGGGATCAATTAACGAGTGCTGTTGTCTCAGACATAGTTTTACCAGCACTTGCAGATATGCGTGAAGCAGATTTCAATGCAAACTATCTTGATATGGGAGTTCATTCAGAATTCTATGTAGAGAAGACAAGTACTCCAGATGGAGGGACGGAATCAAGTCCTGCAGAACTAAAAGAAGGTGATGTCGTTACTTATACTGTTTCGGTACATTCACCAAAATCAGCACAAAATAGTGTCGTAGTAACGGATAAACTTCCTGTAGGTATGAACTTTGTACCTGGAAGTATCTCGTATAAATTACCCGGAAGTGCAACATCCAAAACACTTCCAGATTCCCGCTATAATGTAGCAGCGCGTACCATTACCTGGAACGATATCGTTGGTACAGGGGTAAATATCCCAGTGGGAACAACAACATTTACATTTAAAGCGGTGGTTGGGAAATTACCTGTTGGCTCTAATGAGTTAGCAGTAAAGAACCAAGCATTTGCGAAGATTACAGGTGAAGACTATGATTACCCTTCAAATGAGGTGTATCACAAAGTAGTCTCACGCAGTGCAAGCATTGCAAAACAATCAGCACTCGTAGTCAATGGATTACCGGGATCTGTCAATAACGGAACTGAAGGAAATCCAATCCAAGCAGGTCTTGGACAAGAAATCGAATATACATTAATTGTTAAGAATACAGGTGCTGCAGGAACAAAGAGTGGCGCCATCAATGTTGAAGATGTTGTTCCAGCAGGAACAACCTTCACAGGAACACAAAATGTAAGTTTCTATGATAGTAATAATGTTGGAACAAGTCTGCCAGGAACAACGGCAACACAGAGTTTCAACAGCGGTTCGACCACAAACCTTAAATGGACACTCAATAACATGAGTCCAAATGAGGAAGCTCATATTAAATTTAGAGTTAAAACAGATATGACAGCAATAACTGGAACGGGTGAGACCACAAGTTACATCAAATTAATTGATAACATCGCATCCATGACAGACGTACAAAAAGAATCGCTAACATATAAAGAAACAGCATGGGATGCCAATGGCAAACCAACGTTAGTGAAAAATGAAACGGTTTATAAAGAAACAGAAGTAAACCTAGAATCAAATGAAACACATCACTACATTGCCGAACCAGCGATAACTATCGTGAAATCGAGCAATCCAACAACAGGTCAAACTGTTAATGGCGGTGACACAATTACTTATACATTGGTCGTTACAAACATTGGTAAGGACAATGCAAAGAAAGTTGTTGTTGAAGATTTAATTCCAGCGGGAACAAAGTATGTTGCAGACTCAATGACATCTTCAATTGAAGGTCAAACAGTCAAAGCGTACGATGCAACTGTTGGAAGTGAAAAGGTAGTCTATACACTATCAGATCTTGCGGGTGATGGTACGAAAGCAACCTTAACATTTAAAGTTACCGTAGACAGTTTCGGTGAAGTTGGAACCAACATCATTGAAAACCAAGCGAAGGCAACGTTGAATGATACTAAGGAAGAAACCTCTAATAAAGTAGAACATCACCAAGATTTAAGTTATACAATTGCGAAATCAAGCAATCCGGCTGATGGTGCTACAGTTAAAGGTGGTCAAGTTATTGAGTACTTCATTACCGTTATTAATACAGGTAGTGAAACAATCAATGGGTTTGAAATCGAAGATGTAATCCCTGCAAACACGAAAATTGTGGCAGGAAGTATGACTTCGAATATGACCGATACTACAATGACCGAAGGCGCAACAAACTTGAAGTGGGTCGTTAATGGCATCAAATCTGGTGAACTTAATAAGGCGGTTGTCTCATTCAAAGTTACGGTCGATGCACTCACAACGATTACGCCAAAAGATGCACCTCGTTTAATTACGAATACCGCACAGTACAAGTTGTCTGATGATGTCTCGACAAAAGACACCAACACAATTACACATAAGCAAGACGCAAATTTCACGATTGAAAAAAGCGCCGATCCAGCATCGGGATCATTCGTGAATGGTGGCGAGCCGCTAAAATACAGTGTGAAAATAACGAATACAGGAAGTGATGACCTACAAAATCTGAGCATCCAAGACACTGTTCCTACGAATACTGTTTACAGTGCAGGAACAATTGGATTTACAGCGAAGACGGGTGTAACATTCACAACTGACGATACAGATCCAAATCTTATGAAGTGGTCGGTTAGTGGATTAAAATCTGGGGAGTCGGCATATGTTGAATTCACAGTTATTCCAGATGCATATATTGGTGATGATGTTCGTGAAATAACGAATACTGCAAAAGCAAAATTACCAACAGATGCAGCATGGAAAGATTCCAACGAAACAGTTCATAAACAAAAGTATGGATTTACAGTTAATAAATCAAGCAATGTCACAGCGGATTATGTTGATGGTGGTAAAATTATTGAATATACCATTACAGTTACAAATACCGCTACAGAATCAATTAATGGTTTTGTATTGACGGATGCAATTCCTGCTAATACAACGTATATCACGAATAGTGTTACTGCAGGAGGAACCTATAACACAGATTCAAAAGTCATAACTTGGAATGATACCATCCCAGGTAAGGTCAATAACAATCCTGAAACTGAAGATGTTGTGAGAACTTACAGCTTCAAAGTACGCGTGAATCCATTGCAATCAGAGAGCGAACGTGACATTGTCAATAGCGCATTCTACAAGACAACGGGTGATCCGGAACTTAAAGAAACAAATGAAATTGTACACAAACAAAAAGCATCCTATACAATCGTAAAATCTGCAACACCAGATACAAACGAGACAAACCCAACCTTGGTTGATGGTAGTGATGCAACAAAAAATACAATTACATATACGATTACAATTACAAATACAGGACAAGAAACACTGAACGGATTGATTGTGAAGGATCTTGTTCCGACAAATACAGAGTATGTTGAAGATTCAATTCAGCCATAA
- a CDS encoding HdeD family acid-resistance protein — protein sequence MKNNSTVWTKIVSALSGIVYVVFGILMINNPITTLASLSLLMGWVVTISGILSLVNAFRFRNHPDANVSFVDGLLLLLLGLMFLFGDFIRNTLVLSYLLVFWIILDSMLQLQFVLSIKGGGWAKILTIILDVIIIVYGINLLFNPGRAEGFLVFSLGFAFIVTGISKVTKVM from the coding sequence ATGAAGAATAACAGCACAGTATGGACTAAGATTGTATCAGCACTAAGTGGAATCGTATATGTAGTATTTGGGATACTAATGATTAATAATCCAATCACGACATTGGCCTCACTTTCATTACTTATGGGGTGGGTCGTAACGATATCCGGTATTCTATCATTAGTAAATGCGTTCCGATTTAGAAATCATCCCGATGCAAACGTAAGCTTTGTCGACGGACTATTGTTGCTTCTTTTAGGTCTCATGTTTCTCTTTGGTGACTTCATTCGCAACACACTAGTACTATCCTATCTCTTAGTGTTCTGGATCATCTTGGATTCAATGCTCCAACTGCAATTTGTCCTTAGTATTAAAGGAGGCGGATGGGCGAAGATTCTAACAATCATTCTGGATGTTATTATTATCGTTTATGGTATTAATCTCTTATTCAATCCTGGAAGGGCAGAAGGATTCCTCGTATTCTCGCTGGGATTTGCATTTATAGTTACGGGAATCAGTAAAGTAACAAAAGTAATGTAA